Proteins from one Deinococcus actinosclerus genomic window:
- a CDS encoding histidine phosphatase family protein → MTELAVTEEPLHLTLVRHGATDWNGAGRWQGWSDTPLGPVGEEQAARLRPRLAGRPFDRAFSSDLARAARTAELSLPAGTPLTLDVRLRELHFGRFEGVTTDDVLHDAGYAQWQLDPWGTPAPDGESLSQVGARLREWAEELPGGRVVAFTHGAAIRALLCDLFGWPARPQPGYVLPFPYQLSHTSLTTLTRSGQGAGARWALVTYNDHAHLE, encoded by the coding sequence ATGACTGAACTGGCCGTGACCGAGGAGCCACTGCACCTGACGCTGGTACGCCACGGCGCGACCGACTGGAACGGTGCGGGACGCTGGCAGGGCTGGTCGGACACGCCGCTGGGCCCGGTCGGGGAGGAGCAGGCTGCGCGGCTGCGGCCCCGGCTGGCGGGGCGCCCGTTCGACCGGGCGTTCAGCAGTGATCTGGCGCGCGCGGCCCGCACGGCGGAACTGAGCCTCCCGGCGGGCACGCCGCTCACGCTGGACGTCCGCCTGCGTGAACTGCACTTCGGGCGCTTCGAGGGGGTCACCACGGACGACGTGCTGCACGACGCGGGGTACGCGCAGTGGCAGCTCGACCCGTGGGGTACCCCCGCCCCGGACGGCGAGAGCCTGTCGCAGGTGGGCGCCCGCCTGCGCGAGTGGGCCGAGGAACTGCCGGGTGGGCGCGTGGTCGCGTTCACGCACGGCGCGGCCATCCGGGCGCTGCTGTGCGACCTGTTCGGCTGGCCTGCGCGGCCGCAGCCGGGGTACGTCCTGCCGTTCCCGTACCAGCTGTCCCACACCAGCCTCACCACCCTGACCCGCAGCGGGCAGGGGGCCGGGGCGCGCTGGGCGCTCGTGACGTACAACGACCACGCGCACCTGGAGTAG
- the treS gene encoding maltose alpha-D-glucosyltransferase — protein sequence MTQIPAPEWYKSAVFYELSVRTFADGNGDGKGDFPGLTGKLDYLRGLGVDVLWILPCYPSPLRDDGYDVADYVNIHPDLGTLDDFKVFLREAHARGLRVVTDFVTNHTSSDHPWFQAARRGPTLPDGSPNEYHDYYVWSDTGTEYAGARIIFTDTEVSNWTLDEQSGRYYWHRFFSSQPDLNYDNPRVVEEILQAARFWLDLGVDGFRVDAVPYLIEREGTNCENLPETHDILKRFRRMVDQDYPGRVLLAEANQWPEEVVEYFGTDADPEFHMCFNFPVMPRLYMSLKKEDTTSIREIMERLPAIPAFGQWVTFLRNHDELTLEMVTDDERAFMYAAYAPDTRMKINVGIRRRLAPLLDNDRRRVELLTTVLLALPGSPILYYGDEIGMGDDLSLADRNGVRTPMQWNAGMSGGFSTATPDQCFFPPIGDAVYGYGRVNVQSQEQDPSSLLKWTSRQLELRRRHPAFAVGDLTFIDTDNPAILAFTRRTGDETLLIVSNFAANAQAVHLNLGDYAGRVPVTLAGASPFPTIGDTPYSMILGKYDYYWLRLN from the coding sequence ATGACCCAGATCCCGGCACCGGAGTGGTACAAGAGCGCCGTCTTCTACGAACTCTCGGTCCGCACCTTCGCGGACGGCAACGGCGACGGCAAGGGCGACTTCCCGGGCCTGACCGGCAAACTCGACTACCTGCGCGGCCTGGGCGTGGACGTCCTGTGGATCCTCCCGTGCTACCCCAGCCCCCTGCGCGACGACGGCTACGACGTGGCCGACTACGTGAACATCCACCCGGACCTGGGCACCCTGGACGACTTCAAGGTCTTCCTGCGCGAGGCGCACGCGCGCGGCCTGCGCGTCGTCACGGACTTCGTGACCAACCACACCTCCAGTGACCACCCCTGGTTCCAGGCCGCCCGGCGCGGCCCGACCCTCCCGGACGGCAGCCCCAACGAGTACCACGATTACTACGTCTGGAGCGACACCGGCACCGAGTACGCCGGGGCCAGGATCATCTTCACCGACACCGAGGTCAGCAACTGGACGCTGGACGAACAGAGCGGCCGCTACTACTGGCACCGCTTCTTCTCCAGCCAGCCGGACCTGAACTACGACAACCCCCGGGTCGTCGAGGAGATCCTCCAGGCCGCGCGCTTCTGGCTGGACCTCGGCGTGGACGGCTTCCGGGTGGACGCCGTGCCCTACCTGATCGAGCGCGAGGGTACCAACTGCGAGAACCTGCCCGAGACGCACGACATCCTCAAACGCTTCCGGCGCATGGTGGACCAGGACTACCCCGGCCGCGTGCTGCTGGCCGAGGCAAACCAGTGGCCCGAGGAGGTCGTGGAGTACTTCGGTACCGACGCCGACCCCGAATTCCACATGTGCTTCAACTTCCCGGTCATGCCGCGCCTGTACATGAGCCTGAAGAAGGAGGACACCACCTCCATCCGCGAGATCATGGAGCGCCTGCCCGCCATCCCCGCGTTCGGGCAGTGGGTGACGTTCCTGCGCAACCACGACGAACTGACCCTGGAGATGGTCACCGACGACGAGCGCGCCTTCATGTACGCCGCCTACGCCCCGGACACCCGCATGAAGATCAACGTGGGCATCCGCCGCCGCCTCGCGCCGCTGCTCGACAACGACCGCCGCCGCGTGGAACTCCTGACCACCGTCCTGCTGGCCCTGCCGGGCAGTCCCATCCTGTACTACGGCGACGAGATCGGCATGGGCGACGACCTGTCCCTGGCCGACCGCAACGGCGTGCGCACCCCCATGCAGTGGAACGCCGGCATGAGCGGCGGCTTCTCCACCGCCACGCCGGATCAGTGCTTCTTCCCGCCCATCGGCGACGCCGTGTACGGCTACGGCCGCGTGAACGTGCAGAGCCAGGAACAGGACCCCAGCAGTCTCCTGAAATGGACCAGCCGCCAGCTGGAACTGCGCCGCCGCCACCCGGCCTTCGCCGTGGGCGACCTGACCTTCATCGACACCGACAACCCCGCCATCCTGGCCTTCACGCGCCGCACCGGGGACGAGACGCTGCTGATCGTGAGCAACTTCGCCGCGAACGCCCAGGCGGTCCACCTGAACCTCGGCGACTACGCCGGGCGCGTACCCGTCACCCTGGCGGGCGCCAGCCCCTTCCCGACCATCGGGGACACGCCGTACTCGATGATCCTCGGGAAGTACGACTACTACTGGCTGCGCCTGAACTGA
- a CDS encoding DUF4403 family protein has protein sequence MSAPAALAAPAPSTVTVPVSVPLSGVQGAANAQVPLEFARLNEDRSFLGGLLRVTLSGTVTRAGHVQVQALPDGSGLRVSVPIRAAFRAEPGGVGAFLARDFGGEATVALTVVPTVTPDWEADVTVKGDYTWTDPLSVELAQGVRVSVQSLVDAQVRAQLDALAAQVRAAVREQARLRERAGTLWARAQQPWALPTPDAAYARVTPLNLSVSPFRFTPDDLKVTLGAQLRLDAGLGRAPTQAALPLPALRRSETLTPDVNLSVPVRLPYPELSAAATREAAKRTVTLPVPTSPTLRVTGVTLTPQGEQLNAAVNLQISGPLGLRLTATTDVRGTPTLDAAGQVLTLRNVTVTTRRSGLTGRVLAWLADARAQAYVTQAARFDLRPRLDGVRAQVQGRLPFSPAPGVTLGGTLRALKVTDVRVTPDALVVTGEALGTLDARVDVGRAVR, from the coding sequence ATGTCTGCTCCCGCTGCGCTGGCCGCTCCCGCTCCCTCGACGGTCACGGTGCCGGTGTCGGTGCCACTCTCGGGCGTGCAGGGCGCGGCGAACGCGCAGGTGCCGCTGGAGTTCGCGCGGCTGAACGAGGACCGGTCGTTCCTGGGGGGCTTGCTGCGGGTCACGCTGTCGGGGACGGTGACGCGGGCGGGGCACGTGCAGGTACAAGCGCTGCCGGACGGTTCGGGGCTGCGGGTCAGCGTGCCGATCCGCGCGGCGTTCCGCGCCGAGCCGGGCGGCGTGGGGGCGTTCCTGGCGCGGGACTTCGGGGGCGAGGCGACCGTGGCCCTGACCGTGGTGCCGACCGTCACGCCGGACTGGGAGGCGGACGTGACCGTGAAGGGTGACTACACCTGGACCGACCCGCTGAGCGTGGAGCTGGCGCAGGGCGTGCGGGTCAGCGTGCAGTCGCTGGTGGACGCGCAGGTGCGCGCGCAGCTGGACGCGCTGGCGGCGCAGGTTCGCGCGGCCGTGCGCGAGCAGGCGAGGTTGCGGGAGCGGGCGGGAACGCTGTGGGCACGCGCGCAGCAGCCGTGGGCGCTGCCCACCCCGGACGCCGCGTACGCGCGGGTCACACCGCTGAACCTGAGCGTCTCACCGTTCCGCTTCACGCCGGACGACCTGAAGGTCACATTGGGCGCGCAGTTGCGTCTGGACGCCGGGCTGGGCCGCGCGCCCACGCAGGCGGCGCTGCCGCTGCCGGCCCTGCGCCGCAGCGAGACGCTCACCCCGGACGTGAACCTCAGCGTGCCGGTGCGTCTCCCCTACCCGGAACTGTCGGCGGCGGCCACGCGCGAGGCCGCGAAGCGCACGGTGACGCTCCCGGTGCCGACCTCCCCGACGCTGCGGGTCACGGGCGTGACGCTGACGCCGCAGGGCGAGCAGCTGAACGCCGCCGTGAACCTTCAGATCAGCGGGCCGCTGGGCCTGCGGCTGACCGCCACGACGGACGTGCGCGGCACGCCCACCCTGGACGCGGCGGGGCAGGTGCTGACGCTGCGGAACGTGACCGTCACGACGCGCCGCTCGGGCCTGACCGGCCGGGTGCTGGCGTGGCTGGCAGACGCCCGCGCGCAGGCCTACGTGACGCAGGCGGCCCGTTTCGACCTGCGGCCCCGCCTGGACGGGGTGCGGGCGCAGGTGCAGGGACGGCTGCCGTTCTCGCCCGCGCCCGGCGTCACTCTGGGGGGCACGCTGCGCGCCCTGAAGGTCACGGACGTGCGCGTCACGCCGGACGCCCTGGTCGTGACCGGCGAGGCGCTGGGCACCCTGGACGCCCGCGTGGACGTGGGCCGCGCCGTCCGCTGA
- a CDS encoding 30S ribosomal protein S1 codes for MEDNTQTPAQQGGTQPTTGTTPSTPTPVEEREYPAMTMEDILASEAQEPQNVSRGDIVDGTIVFIGQEGIAVDIGAKVEGIIPLNQLGDEPVTLEQAQEMYKAGEQIEAYVVRVDLPNSQIVLSKKRADQDKGWRVLEKMQEAEEAFEVEVLEKVRGGLVAQVEGIRAFLPASQVDTRRVNDLDPYVGKPLMVKLIELNRKRNRVIISHRAILEAQKAKAREATVGQLEAGAQFEGEVVEITDFGVFVNLGGIDGLVHRSELTYGRFNHPRDVVKVGDKVQVQVMDVDNDRERINLSMKALTQDPWEGATDRYSIGQKVTGKVTNLTNFGAFVELEPGLEGLVHVSEMSWTKRVRHPNEVMKEGDEVEAVILRIDPKDRRISLGIRQTTDDPWSALPDRYPPGTPVKGKITGMTDFGVFMEIEEGIEGLIHISELDLNRVNNPADLFKKGDEIEAVILNIDPVEQRASLSRRRFLGGGAAPTQRDYVSQGGGARSDRYSGGQGGQRGGGRRREGGADYAYNAKDAQQGGKISTKLGDVYADLFAQFGLGGDKKTEDEQG; via the coding sequence ATGGAAGACAACACCCAGACCCCCGCCCAGCAAGGCGGGACTCAGCCCACGACGGGCACCACCCCCAGCACCCCCACCCCCGTGGAGGAGCGCGAGTACCCCGCGATGACCATGGAGGACATCCTCGCCAGTGAGGCGCAGGAGCCCCAGAACGTCAGCCGCGGCGACATCGTCGACGGCACCATCGTGTTCATCGGCCAGGAAGGCATCGCCGTGGACATCGGCGCCAAGGTCGAAGGCATCATCCCCCTGAACCAGCTGGGCGACGAGCCCGTCACCCTGGAACAGGCCCAGGAGATGTACAAGGCCGGCGAACAGATCGAGGCGTACGTCGTGCGCGTCGACCTGCCCAACAGCCAGATCGTCCTGTCCAAGAAGCGGGCCGATCAGGACAAGGGCTGGCGCGTCCTGGAGAAGATGCAGGAAGCCGAGGAAGCCTTCGAAGTCGAGGTGCTGGAGAAGGTCCGCGGCGGTCTGGTCGCGCAGGTTGAAGGCATCCGCGCCTTCCTGCCCGCTTCGCAGGTGGACACCCGCCGCGTGAACGACCTCGACCCCTACGTGGGCAAGCCCCTGATGGTCAAGCTCATCGAGCTCAACCGCAAGCGCAACCGCGTGATCATCAGCCACCGCGCCATCCTTGAAGCCCAGAAGGCCAAGGCCCGTGAAGCCACGGTCGGCCAGCTGGAAGCCGGCGCGCAGTTCGAAGGCGAAGTCGTGGAAATCACCGACTTCGGCGTGTTCGTGAACCTGGGCGGCATCGACGGCCTCGTTCACCGCAGCGAACTGACCTACGGCCGCTTCAACCACCCCCGCGACGTGGTCAAGGTGGGCGACAAGGTGCAGGTGCAGGTCATGGACGTCGACAACGACCGTGAACGCATCAACCTGAGCATGAAGGCCCTCACCCAGGATCCCTGGGAAGGCGCCACCGACCGCTACAGCATCGGCCAGAAGGTCACCGGCAAGGTCACGAACCTCACCAACTTCGGTGCGTTCGTCGAACTCGAACCCGGCCTGGAAGGGCTCGTGCACGTCAGCGAGATGAGCTGGACCAAGCGCGTCCGTCACCCCAACGAAGTGATGAAGGAAGGCGACGAGGTCGAAGCCGTCATCCTGCGCATCGATCCCAAGGACCGCCGCATCAGCCTGGGTATTCGTCAGACCACCGACGATCCCTGGAGCGCGCTGCCCGACCGCTACCCGCCCGGCACCCCCGTCAAGGGCAAGATCACCGGCATGACCGACTTCGGCGTGTTCATGGAGATCGAGGAAGGCATCGAGGGCCTGATCCACATCAGCGAACTCGACCTGAACCGCGTCAACAACCCCGCCGACCTGTTCAAGAAGGGCGACGAGATCGAAGCCGTCATCCTGAACATCGACCCCGTCGAGCAGCGCGCCAGCCTCAGCCGTCGCCGCTTCCTCGGTGGTGGCGCCGCTCCCACCCAGCGCGACTACGTCAGCCAGGGTGGCGGCGCCCGCAGCGACCGCTACAGCGGTGGCCAGGGTGGTCAGCGCGGCGGTGGCCGTCGCCGTGAAGGTGGCGCCGACTACGCCTACAACGCCAAGGACGCCCAGCAGGGCGGCAAGATCAGCACCAAGCTCGGCGACGTGTACGCCGACCTGTTCGCCCAGTTCGGCCTGGGCGGCGACAAGAAGACCGAAGACGAGCAGGGCTAA
- a CDS encoding HD domain-containing protein, translating to MNALAPLLALDARLPGVWTWVQSQMQPDAAHDDAHLARVARWTIRCAPDQPPALAVAAALTHDVVNIPKNHPDRAQASDLSAQAVLKRLPTLGFTPEDARSVAGAVRDHSYSRGATPTTPLGRALQDADRLDALGALGVLRVAGVGGQLGRALMHPGDPWAEARDPDDLAYTVDHFFTKLLRLDGTFLTPAGQAEARRRTLTMRAFLAELASELEIAPPQQG from the coding sequence ATGAACGCCCTGGCCCCGCTGCTGGCCCTCGACGCCCGCCTGCCCGGCGTATGGACCTGGGTGCAGTCGCAGATGCAGCCCGACGCCGCACACGACGACGCGCACCTGGCCCGCGTGGCCCGCTGGACGATCCGCTGCGCCCCGGACCAGCCGCCCGCCCTGGCCGTCGCGGCCGCCCTGACCCACGACGTCGTGAACATCCCGAAGAACCACCCGGACCGCGCCCAGGCCAGCGACCTGAGCGCCCAGGCGGTCCTGAAGCGGCTGCCGACCCTGGGCTTCACCCCTGAGGATGCCCGCAGCGTCGCGGGCGCCGTGCGCGACCACAGCTACTCGCGCGGCGCGACGCCCACCACCCCCCTGGGCCGCGCCCTCCAGGACGCTGACCGGCTCGACGCGCTGGGCGCCCTGGGCGTGCTGCGCGTCGCGGGCGTCGGCGGGCAGCTGGGCCGAGCCCTGATGCACCCCGGCGACCCCTGGGCCGAGGCGCGCGACCCCGACGACCTCGCGTACACCGTCGACCACTTCTTCACGAAACTGCTGCGCCTGGACGGCACCTTCCTGACCCCTGCCGGGCAGGCCGAGGCGAGACGCCGCACCCTGACCATGCGCGCCTTCCTCGCCGAGCTCGCCAGCGAACTCGAAATCGCGCCGCCGCAGCAGGGTTGA
- a CDS encoding response regulator, which produces MPVIPSRRPTILIVDDSPGVLQNLNYLLSPHLNVVLADSGARALAALTPETSLVLTDVRMPGMSGVELTQQLRVRAPGLPVVFMTGIVEADLRAEAEALDVLDVLRKPLRPGVLFPALQGWLGQQVPASGPPARTAPAPGAQSDRAAPAERPAAPLPDAASADSSRHRPPGPVTQQAQMFVAGLRVLPGVTAACAFDLQGVALTPADALGAQVGAYVRFLLTAAQTLAPHLGSQAPLKAAQLEFQDRVLVVCPFPGGVAAVLVRDTPGASGVKAWMRGRLT; this is translated from the coding sequence ATGCCTGTCATCCCGTCCCGTCGGCCCACGATCCTGATCGTGGATGACAGTCCAGGGGTCCTGCAGAACCTGAACTACCTGCTGTCGCCGCACCTGAACGTCGTCCTGGCCGACAGTGGCGCGCGCGCGCTGGCCGCGCTGACGCCGGAGACCTCACTTGTCCTGACCGACGTGCGGATGCCCGGCATGAGTGGGGTGGAGCTGACGCAGCAGCTGCGGGTACGGGCGCCGGGGCTGCCCGTGGTCTTCATGACCGGCATCGTCGAAGCGGACCTGCGCGCCGAGGCCGAGGCGCTGGACGTGCTGGACGTGCTGCGTAAGCCGCTGCGCCCCGGCGTGCTGTTCCCGGCGCTCCAGGGCTGGCTGGGCCAGCAGGTGCCGGCATCAGGCCCCCCGGCCCGCACGGCCCCGGCGCCCGGGGCTCAGTCCGACCGGGCGGCCCCGGCGGAGCGGCCCGCCGCCCCTCTCCCGGACGCGGCCAGCGCGGACAGCAGCCGCCACCGCCCGCCGGGGCCGGTGACGCAGCAGGCGCAGATGTTCGTGGCGGGCCTGCGGGTCCTGCCCGGCGTCACGGCGGCGTGTGCGTTCGATCTCCAGGGGGTGGCCCTGACCCCCGCCGACGCGCTCGGCGCCCAGGTGGGGGCCTACGTGCGCTTCCTCCTGACGGCGGCCCAGACGCTGGCGCCGCATCTGGGCAGTCAGGCGCCCCTGAAAGCGGCCCAGCTGGAATTCCAGGATCGCGTGCTCGTCGTGTGCCCCTTCCCTGGCGGGGTCGCGGCGGTCCTCGTGCGGGACACGCCGGGCGCCAGCGGCGTCAAGGCCTGGATGCGCGGCCGGCTGACCTGA
- a CDS encoding cold-shock protein, with the protein MAVGIVKWFNAEKGFGFIQSEGSPDIFAHFSAIQGSGFKKLNEGDEVEFDIEDGQRGKGPQAKNIVVTKAAPVSDFGGRRNDRW; encoded by the coding sequence ATGGCAGTAGGCATCGTGAAATGGTTTAACGCGGAAAAAGGCTTCGGTTTCATTCAGTCCGAGGGCAGCCCCGACATCTTCGCGCACTTCAGCGCGATCCAGGGCAGCGGCTTCAAGAAGCTGAACGAAGGCGACGAAGTCGAGTTCGACATCGAAGACGGCCAGCGCGGCAAGGGCCCCCAGGCCAAGAACATCGTCGTGACGAAGGCCGCTCCTGTGAGCGACTTCGGCGGCCGCCGCAACGACCGCTGGTAA
- a CDS encoding acyl-CoA thioesterase translates to MDETMKAPRSRARMLELVFPKDTNYHGTAFGGWVLSLMDKAASIAAVRHAGGNVVTARMDGVDFHVPIRVGDAVALDAQVVRVGRTSMTIRVDVYREHMPTGDQELATTGFFVFVALDERGKPRPVPPLPEGQDTSAAEPDFEARP, encoded by the coding sequence ATGGACGAGACGATGAAGGCGCCGCGCAGCCGGGCGCGCATGCTGGAACTGGTGTTCCCGAAGGACACGAACTACCACGGCACCGCGTTCGGCGGGTGGGTGCTGTCGCTGATGGACAAGGCGGCGAGCATCGCGGCGGTGCGGCACGCCGGGGGCAACGTGGTGACGGCCCGCATGGACGGCGTGGATTTCCACGTGCCGATCCGGGTGGGGGACGCCGTGGCGCTGGACGCGCAGGTGGTACGGGTGGGCCGCACGAGCATGACCATCCGCGTGGACGTGTACCGCGAGCACATGCCGACCGGGGATCAGGAACTGGCCACGACGGGCTTTTTCGTGTTCGTGGCGCTCGATGAGCGCGGCAAGCCCCGCCCGGTGCCGCCCCTGCCGGAGGGGCAGGACACGAGCGCCGCCGAGCCGGATTTCGAGGCCCGGCCATGA